In Bosea vestrisii, the following are encoded in one genomic region:
- a CDS encoding amino acid ABC transporter permease produces MDQIVRYFFDFQLMSAYWPDILRGFLITVQMSILTVVIGIPLGLALAVLRLYGIRPLNWLIIFYIDFFRSIPQLVLIVLAYFALPYFGLVLEPFTATVLALAIVLSAFAEEIFWAGINAVSKGQWEAGRSTGLSFTKTLAYIILPQVVRISIPPLTNRAIGISKGTTLGSVVAVPELLNVTSSIQSNVANPTALTVGALLFLLLFLPFVRFTRWLEKAYSHPRS; encoded by the coding sequence ATGGACCAGATCGTCCGCTACTTCTTCGATTTCCAGCTGATGTCGGCCTATTGGCCCGACATCCTGCGCGGCTTCCTCATCACCGTTCAGATGTCGATCCTGACTGTCGTGATCGGCATCCCGCTCGGCCTCGCCCTTGCTGTCCTGCGGCTCTATGGCATCCGGCCGCTGAACTGGCTGATCATCTTCTACATCGATTTCTTCCGCTCGATCCCGCAACTCGTCCTGATCGTGCTGGCCTATTTCGCCCTGCCTTATTTCGGGCTGGTGCTGGAGCCTTTCACCGCGACGGTGCTGGCGCTCGCGATCGTGCTCTCGGCCTTCGCCGAGGAGATCTTCTGGGCCGGCATCAACGCCGTGTCGAAGGGGCAATGGGAAGCCGGCCGCTCGACCGGCCTGAGCTTCACCAAGACGCTCGCCTACATCATCCTGCCGCAGGTCGTGCGCATCTCGATCCCGCCGCTGACAAACCGCGCCATCGGCATCAGCAAGGGCACGACGCTGGGCTCCGTCGTGGCCGTGCCCGAGCTGCTGAACGTAACGTCGAGCATCCAGTCCAACGTCGCCAATCCGACTGCGCTGACCGTCGGCGCGCTGCTCTTCCTGCTGCTGTTCCTGCCCTTTGTGCGCTTCACGCGCTGGCTGGAAAAAGCCTACTCGCATCCGAGGTCATGA
- a CDS encoding amino acid ABC transporter ATP-binding protein, which translates to MSAQPARTAAPSETIVSIEGLRKSFGEIEVLRGVDLRVGNGEAVVIVGSSGSGKSTCLRCINRLEEPTAGTIRVGGQEVTGPKVDLNLLRRRIGMVFQGIHLYPHKTALGNVTLALRKVVGLGKEEAERKARHHLEVVGLAQKADSYPAELSGGQQQRVGIARAMALEPQVMLFDEPTSALDPELVGEVLNVMVRTKEMGMTMIVVTHEMKFARDVADRVVFMDHGAILAEGTPQEILINPQHQRIRDFVMRSHS; encoded by the coding sequence GTGAGCGCACAGCCCGCAAGGACGGCCGCGCCCTCCGAGACGATCGTTTCGATCGAGGGACTGCGCAAGAGCTTCGGCGAGATCGAGGTTCTGCGCGGGGTCGACCTTCGGGTCGGCAATGGCGAGGCCGTCGTGATCGTCGGCTCCTCCGGTTCGGGCAAGAGTACCTGTCTGCGCTGCATCAACCGGCTCGAGGAGCCCACAGCGGGCACGATCCGCGTCGGCGGGCAGGAGGTTACCGGTCCGAAGGTGGATCTCAACCTCCTGCGCCGCCGGATCGGCATGGTCTTCCAGGGCATCCATCTCTACCCGCACAAGACGGCGCTCGGGAACGTGACGCTGGCGCTGCGCAAGGTCGTCGGCCTCGGCAAGGAGGAGGCGGAGCGCAAGGCCAGGCATCACCTCGAAGTGGTCGGCCTGGCGCAGAAGGCCGATTCCTATCCGGCCGAGCTTTCCGGCGGTCAGCAGCAGCGCGTCGGCATCGCCCGCGCCATGGCGCTGGAACCGCAGGTCATGCTCTTCGACGAGCCGACCTCGGCGCTCGACCCCGAGCTCGTCGGCGAGGTGCTCAACGTTATGGTCCGCACCAAGGAAATGGGCATGACCATGATCGTGGTGACCCACGAGATGAAGTTCGCCCGCGATGTCGCCGACCGCGTCGTCTTCATGGACCATGGCGCGATCCTGGCCGAGGGCACGCCGCAGGAGATCCTGATCAACCCGCAGCACCAGCGCATCCGCGACTTCGTGATGCGCTCGCACAGCTGA
- a CDS encoding substrate-binding periplasmic protein, producing MKLKSIKPARIALASTALAAFLAMPAMAQDADHPKTEKLKVACDLGFAPFCFKTSTGETTGFTYDMSAALAQKLGRPGVEVTDSNFSAIFAGLFSKRYEMIPAPTNITTERAAQMLFSEPYMPTGLGFLVKKGGKIANVEELKGKALSVNNGSISDKWLTDNEAKYGFTIQRYNKNADAVQAVMIGRAFANVADAPVSRYVSTQTPTAEVAYVLDGGRNFGIAFRKEDTAFRAQVEAALECIKADGTLAKIHEKWFGVKPDAASSTTKVYPGIGAPDFEGYDATPHKAECK from the coding sequence ATGAAGCTGAAGTCGATCAAGCCGGCGCGGATCGCGCTCGCGAGCACCGCGTTGGCGGCTTTTCTGGCGATGCCGGCGATGGCACAGGACGCCGACCACCCGAAGACCGAAAAGCTGAAGGTCGCCTGCGACCTCGGTTTCGCGCCATTCTGCTTCAAGACATCGACCGGCGAGACGACGGGCTTCACCTATGACATGTCGGCAGCACTCGCCCAGAAGCTCGGCCGGCCGGGCGTCGAGGTCACGGATTCGAACTTCTCGGCGATCTTCGCCGGCCTGTTCTCCAAGCGCTACGAGATGATCCCGGCCCCCACCAACATCACGACCGAGCGCGCGGCGCAGATGCTGTTCTCCGAGCCTTATATGCCGACGGGCCTCGGCTTCCTCGTCAAGAAGGGCGGCAAGATCGCCAATGTCGAAGAGCTGAAGGGCAAGGCGCTGAGCGTCAACAACGGCTCGATCTCGGATAAGTGGCTGACGGACAACGAGGCCAAATACGGCTTCACCATCCAGCGCTACAACAAGAACGCCGACGCCGTGCAGGCGGTCATGATAGGCCGCGCCTTCGCCAATGTCGCCGATGCGCCGGTCTCGCGCTACGTCTCCACCCAGACGCCGACAGCGGAAGTCGCCTATGTGCTCGACGGCGGCCGGAACTTCGGCATCGCCTTCCGCAAGGAGGACACCGCCTTTCGCGCCCAGGTCGAGGCGGCGCTGGAATGCATCAAGGCCGACGGCACGCTCGCGAAGATCCACGAGAAATGGTTCGGCGTGAAGCCGGATGCCGCCTCCTCGACGACGAAGGTCTATCCAGGCATCGGCGCGCCCGACTTCGAGGGCTATGACGCGACCCCGCACAAGGCAGAGTGCAAGTGA
- a CDS encoding LysR family transcriptional regulator — translation MRLNLRQIEVFRAIMLTGSISGAARLLSVSQPAISRLLAYTEDRLALRLFERVRGRVQPTPEARRLFQEVDQVHQGVVRVNELAEELRERGTGSVRIVASPSVGQALVPDAIARVRERFPDLRVEFEVLTLLEIVAKIVSGRADLGVSILPIDEPTLDMEVLTEGRLMVIMPRDHELARLRVVRPADLAPYPLIGFGPQTPYGDVVGRALKSVPLRINTVVRFTPVACAMVRAGAGIAVVDEFVLRGRTWPELVSRPLAPKTRVRAHLLTPRFEPLSRTANAFVDILRGLVPPLPSSKEPEAAEKA, via the coding sequence ATGCGCCTCAATCTTCGGCAGATCGAAGTCTTCCGGGCCATCATGCTCACCGGCTCGATCAGCGGCGCGGCACGCCTGCTCTCGGTGTCCCAGCCAGCGATCAGCCGCCTGCTCGCCTATACGGAGGACCGGCTGGCGCTGCGCCTGTTCGAGCGTGTGCGCGGCCGGGTCCAGCCGACGCCGGAAGCGCGCCGGCTGTTTCAGGAGGTCGACCAGGTTCATCAGGGCGTGGTCCGGGTCAACGAGCTCGCCGAGGAATTGCGCGAGCGCGGCACCGGCTCGGTACGGATCGTCGCGAGCCCGAGCGTCGGCCAGGCGCTGGTCCCCGACGCCATCGCCCGCGTGCGCGAGCGCTTCCCGGATCTGCGGGTCGAGTTCGAGGTGCTCACTTTGCTCGAGATCGTCGCCAAGATCGTCAGCGGCCGGGCCGACCTCGGCGTGTCGATCCTGCCGATCGACGAGCCGACGCTCGACATGGAGGTGCTGACCGAGGGGCGCCTGATGGTCATCATGCCGCGCGACCACGAGCTCGCGCGGCTGCGTGTCGTCCGGCCGGCCGATTTGGCGCCTTACCCGCTGATCGGCTTCGGCCCACAGACGCCCTATGGCGACGTGGTCGGCCGGGCTCTGAAGTCCGTACCACTGCGCATCAATACCGTGGTCCGCTTCACCCCCGTCGCCTGCGCCATGGTGCGGGCCGGCGCCGGCATCGCGGTCGTCGATGAGTTCGTGCTGCGCGGGCGAACCTGGCCGGAACTGGTCTCGCGCCCACTCGCGCCGAAAACCAGGGTTCGCGCGCACCTGCTGACGCCGCGCTTTGAGCCGCTATCGCGGACGGCGAACGCTTTCGTCGACATTCTACGCGGACTGGTCCCGCCGCTCCCCAGCAGCAAGGAGCCCGAAGCGGCCGAAAAGGCTTAA
- a CDS encoding DUF917 domain-containing protein, which translates to MRRFLTMKDVEAAVAGGSVFAAGGGGWADHGRMLGTAAVNTGRPELVTMDEIPDDAIIATAAAIGAPAGTTEWEMWGVDYVKAVQLLQEALGKPIYGLIIGQNGMSSTLNAWLPSAILGVKVVDAVGDIRAHPTGDMGSIGLANSPEATIQVAVGGNRAKNQYIELVTRGATAKVSPILRTASDMSGGFIASCRNPVSAAYVRKNAALGGISMALALGERILSAQPKGGTAVIDAICDQTGGSIIAHGPVAKKDVRYTNEAFDIGTIEVGTGAAARIIHVMNEYMAVTDRDGARHACFPDVITTLGEDGQPVSAGHVREGMVLSVLRVPKDKIPLSSSVTDPSVYPIVEKALGMNFTDYALGRDI; encoded by the coding sequence ATGAGGCGCTTTCTGACGATGAAGGATGTCGAGGCTGCCGTGGCCGGCGGCTCGGTCTTCGCCGCCGGCGGTGGCGGCTGGGCGGATCATGGCCGCATGCTCGGCACCGCCGCTGTCAACACCGGCCGACCGGAGCTCGTCACCATGGACGAGATTCCCGACGACGCGATCATCGCGACCGCCGCCGCCATCGGCGCGCCCGCCGGCACGACCGAGTGGGAGATGTGGGGCGTCGACTACGTCAAGGCCGTCCAGCTGCTGCAGGAAGCGCTCGGCAAGCCGATCTATGGCCTGATCATCGGCCAGAACGGCATGTCGAGCACGCTGAACGCCTGGCTGCCGAGCGCCATCCTCGGGGTGAAGGTGGTGGACGCGGTCGGCGACATCCGCGCCCATCCCACCGGCGATATGGGCTCGATCGGCCTCGCCAACAGCCCCGAGGCGACGATCCAGGTCGCGGTCGGGGGCAACCGCGCCAAGAACCAGTACATCGAGCTGGTGACGCGCGGCGCCACGGCGAAGGTCTCGCCGATCCTGCGCACGGCCTCGGACATGTCGGGCGGCTTCATCGCCTCCTGCCGCAACCCGGTCTCGGCGGCCTATGTCCGCAAGAACGCCGCGCTCGGCGGCATCTCGATGGCCCTGGCCCTGGGCGAGCGCATCCTCTCGGCGCAGCCGAAGGGCGGGACGGCGGTGATCGACGCGATCTGCGATCAGACCGGCGGCTCGATCATCGCGCATGGGCCGGTCGCGAAGAAAGATGTCCGCTACACCAACGAGGCCTTCGACATCGGCACGATCGAGGTCGGAACCGGCGCGGCCGCGCGCATCATCCACGTCATGAACGAGTACATGGCGGTGACCGATCGCGATGGCGCGCGCCACGCCTGCTTCCCCGACGTCATCACCACGCTCGGTGAGGACGGGCAGCCGGTCAGCGCCGGCCATGTCCGCGAAGGCATGGTTCTGTCCGTCCTGCGCGTGCCCAAGGACAAGATCCCGTTGAGCTCGAGCGTGACCGATCCCAGCGTCTATCCGATCGTCGAGAAGGCGCTCGGCATGAACTTCACCGACTACGCGCTCGGCCGCGACATCTAG
- a CDS encoding dihydroorotase, with product MSDFDLVLRGNVVLSDRVIEDGYVAVTAGKIGAVGAGTPPSARETQDFRGQWIIPGVIDGQVHSGSQANHEGIGMCSRAAAAGGVTVMVDMPYDEPEPVTSARLFNEKVAVVERDAHVDVALYATITIENGLHAIPGLVEAGACAFKFSTFEANATRFPRIGDDTIYEAFKLIAPTGLLCGVHNQDQEITRRNIARLTEAGDTGQDAFLRAHTPLVENLATARIYEIGAETGARAHAVHVSTSRGFEIRNLYKQAGYKVTAESCVQYFMLNAEEHGPRFGAKIKHYPPIRPKAESDLLWSHLAAGHCDFISSDHVSWGLEKKGDPNIFKNTSGGPGIETLLPALWTGCEEHGLSPTIVVKQLCEGPAKAFLLADKGRLEAGADADITVLEPGRFIHDPSKSLAAVKWSSMEGREFRVRVAATYVRGQLAWDGEQIRNKAGDGRFLRPAA from the coding sequence ATGAGCGATTTCGATCTCGTCCTCCGCGGCAATGTCGTGCTGTCCGACCGGGTCATCGAGGACGGCTACGTCGCCGTCACCGCTGGCAAGATCGGCGCGGTCGGGGCGGGCACGCCGCCTTCGGCGCGCGAGACGCAGGACTTCCGCGGCCAATGGATCATTCCGGGCGTCATCGACGGGCAGGTCCATTCCGGCAGCCAGGCCAACCATGAGGGCATCGGCATGTGCTCGCGCGCCGCGGCTGCCGGCGGCGTCACCGTCATGGTCGACATGCCCTATGACGAGCCGGAGCCGGTCACCAGCGCCAGGCTCTTCAACGAGAAGGTCGCGGTGGTCGAGCGCGACGCTCATGTCGACGTCGCGCTCTATGCGACGATCACGATCGAGAACGGGCTCCACGCCATTCCGGGCCTGGTCGAGGCCGGTGCCTGCGCCTTCAAGTTCTCGACCTTCGAGGCCAATGCGACCCGCTTCCCGCGCATCGGCGACGACACGATCTACGAAGCCTTCAAGCTGATCGCGCCGACCGGGCTGCTCTGCGGCGTGCACAACCAGGACCAGGAGATCACGCGCCGCAACATCGCCCGGCTGACCGAGGCCGGCGATACCGGGCAGGACGCCTTCCTGCGCGCTCACACGCCGCTGGTCGAGAACCTCGCCACCGCTCGCATCTACGAGATCGGCGCCGAGACCGGCGCACGCGCGCACGCCGTGCACGTTTCGACCTCACGCGGCTTCGAGATCCGCAACCTCTACAAGCAGGCCGGCTACAAGGTGACGGCGGAAAGCTGCGTGCAGTATTTCATGCTCAATGCCGAGGAGCACGGGCCGCGCTTCGGCGCCAAGATCAAGCACTACCCGCCGATCCGGCCGAAGGCCGAGAGCGATCTGCTCTGGAGCCATCTCGCCGCCGGCCATTGCGACTTCATCTCCTCGGACCACGTGTCCTGGGGGCTGGAGAAGAAGGGCGATCCCAACATCTTCAAGAACACCTCGGGTGGGCCGGGCATCGAGACGCTGCTGCCGGCACTCTGGACCGGTTGCGAGGAGCACGGGCTCTCGCCGACCATCGTGGTCAAGCAGCTCTGCGAGGGCCCTGCCAAGGCCTTCCTGCTCGCCGACAAGGGCCGGCTCGAAGCCGGCGCCGATGCCGACATCACCGTGCTGGAGCCGGGCCGCTTCATCCATGATCCGAGCAAGAGCCTGGCGGCGGTGAAATGGAGCTCGATGGAGGGCCGCGAGTTCCGCGTCCGGGTCGCGGCGACCTATGTTCGCGGCCAGCTCGCCTGGGACGGTGAGCAGATCCGCAACAAGGCCGGCGACGGCCGCTTCCTGCGCCCTGCGGCCTGA
- a CDS encoding Zn-dependent hydrolase yields the protein MSIDQDRLWRRIEALSRITDPERPWTRRSFTPRFLEGREWLAAEFRAAGLETELDAAGNLIGRLAGADPKLQPILIGSHSDTVPSGGRYDGILGVLAALEVAQSFSERGDRLRHTLEVVDFLAEEPSEFGLSCVGSRAFAGALSETHLALTRPDGVTLREGIAFVGGLPERLAAVARPAGSVAAYVEVHIEQGRVLENERIPIGIVTDIVGIRRERIVVTGRADHAGATPMPLRADALVGASKLVEAAYKRALATTRDNQPLVATFGRIEVSPNAANAVPGEAVLTLEVRSGNEAAVKAFGEGLVRDLRPALEDLRLTIAMEPISHVAPTACAPQVRAAIASAAASLGLATRDLPSGAGHDGVFVAKTGPIGMIFVPCLDGRSHAPEESIEPQQAGDGARVLAETVRLLDASLG from the coding sequence ATGTCGATCGATCAGGACCGGCTCTGGCGGCGGATCGAGGCGCTCTCGCGGATCACCGATCCGGAGCGCCCGTGGACGCGCCGCTCGTTCACGCCACGCTTCCTCGAGGGGCGCGAATGGCTGGCGGCGGAGTTCCGCGCCGCCGGGCTGGAGACGGAGCTCGACGCCGCCGGCAACCTGATCGGCCGGCTCGCCGGGGCCGATCCCAAGCTGCAGCCGATCCTGATCGGCTCGCATTCCGACACGGTACCATCGGGTGGCCGCTATGACGGCATTCTTGGCGTGCTCGCCGCGCTGGAGGTGGCGCAGAGCTTCAGCGAGCGCGGCGACCGGCTGCGCCACACGCTGGAGGTCGTCGACTTCCTGGCGGAGGAGCCGAGCGAATTCGGCCTGTCCTGCGTTGGCAGCCGTGCATTCGCGGGGGCCTTGAGCGAGACACATCTTGCCTTGACCCGGCCCGACGGCGTGACGCTACGCGAAGGCATTGCCTTCGTCGGCGGGCTGCCGGAGCGGCTGGCGGCGGTGGCGCGCCCCGCCGGCAGCGTCGCGGCCTATGTCGAGGTCCATATCGAGCAGGGCCGCGTGCTGGAGAACGAGCGGATTCCGATCGGCATCGTGACCGATATCGTCGGCATCCGGCGCGAGCGCATCGTGGTCACGGGACGGGCCGATCATGCCGGTGCGACGCCGATGCCGCTGCGGGCCGATGCGCTGGTTGGGGCGTCGAAGCTGGTCGAGGCGGCCTACAAGCGGGCGCTCGCTACCACGCGCGACAACCAGCCTTTGGTCGCGACCTTCGGGCGCATCGAGGTCAGCCCCAATGCCGCCAATGCCGTGCCCGGCGAGGCGGTTCTGACGCTCGAGGTCCGCTCCGGCAACGAGGCGGCGGTCAAGGCCTTCGGCGAGGGGCTGGTGCGCGACCTGCGTCCTGCGCTGGAGGACTTACGTCTCACCATCGCCATGGAGCCGATCAGCCATGTCGCGCCGACAGCCTGCGCGCCGCAGGTGCGTGCGGCCATCGCCAGTGCGGCCGCCTCGCTCGGCCTCGCCACGCGCGACCTGCCGAGCGGTGCCGGCCATGACGGCGTCTTCGTCGCGAAGACTGGTCCGATCGGCATGATCTTCGTGCCCTGCCTCGACGGGCGCAGCCATGCGCCGGAGGAATCGATCGAGCCGCAGCAGGCCGGCGACGGCGCCCGCGTGCTGGCCGAGACGGTTCGCCTGCTCGATGCGAGCCTGGGCTGA
- a CDS encoding flavin reductase family protein, producing the protein MDWAAADLAERDLYKLLVNTVLPRPIALVTTANAEGRANAAPFSFFNVFSHAPPLVVLGIEGRSGEAPLKDTMRNIRATGCFVVNLVDRALVEAMQVCAIDFPGDVDEIATAGLTTAPGVSIAAPRLAASPVQLECRETVSLSLGTRHRNLVVGEISHIHIRDGIVDERLHVDIDKLDLVGRLHGADWYVTLRDRFQAPRQTLDGWRGRVRTTP; encoded by the coding sequence ATGGACTGGGCAGCGGCAGACCTTGCGGAACGCGATCTCTACAAGCTCCTCGTCAACACGGTGCTGCCGCGCCCGATCGCGCTCGTCACCACGGCGAATGCCGAAGGGCGGGCCAATGCCGCCCCGTTCAGCTTCTTCAACGTCTTCAGCCATGCGCCGCCACTAGTCGTGCTCGGCATCGAGGGGCGCTCCGGCGAGGCGCCGCTGAAGGATACGATGCGCAACATCCGCGCCACCGGCTGCTTCGTCGTCAATCTCGTCGACCGGGCCCTGGTCGAGGCGATGCAGGTCTGCGCCATCGACTTTCCGGGCGATGTCGACGAGATCGCGACGGCCGGACTTACGACCGCGCCCGGCGTCTCGATCGCAGCGCCGCGCCTTGCCGCGTCCCCCGTCCAGCTCGAATGCCGCGAGACCGTCTCGCTCTCGCTCGGCACCCGGCATCGCAATCTGGTCGTCGGCGAGATCAGCCATATCCACATCCGCGACGGCATCGTCGACGAGCGCCTGCATGTCGATATCGACAAGCTGGACCTTGTCGGCCGGCTGCACGGCGCCGACTGGTATGTCACGCTGCGTGACCGCTTCCAGGCGCCGCGCCAGACGCTCGATGGCTGGCGCGGACGCGTGCGAACCACCCCCTGA
- a CDS encoding aspartate/glutamate racemase family protein, with product MSGTIYVINPNSTERVTREIAAAVAPLRLAGGPALDCLTLAEGPPGIQSQRDVDGLIPALLKRAAGLENESAAFVIACFSDPGMHALREQSTRPVLGIAESGVLTALTLGQRFGIVAMLQNSIPRHLRYLGAMGVMSRFAGDLPVNLTIAEMADDELTLGRMIAVGRTLHDTHHADVLVMGCAGMARFREPLERELGIPVVEPTQAAVTMAIGRVQLGWGGRPLGGG from the coding sequence GTGAGCGGCACGATCTACGTCATCAATCCCAACTCGACCGAGCGCGTGACGAGGGAGATCGCCGCCGCCGTCGCGCCGCTGCGCCTGGCCGGCGGCCCGGCGCTCGACTGCCTGACGCTCGCCGAGGGGCCACCCGGCATCCAGTCGCAGCGTGACGTCGACGGGCTGATCCCGGCCCTGCTGAAGCGCGCCGCCGGGCTGGAGAACGAGTCGGCCGCCTTCGTCATCGCCTGCTTCTCCGACCCCGGCATGCATGCGCTGCGCGAGCAGAGCACGCGGCCGGTGCTCGGCATCGCTGAAAGCGGCGTGCTGACGGCACTGACGCTGGGCCAGCGCTTCGGCATCGTCGCGATGCTGCAGAACTCGATCCCGCGCCATCTTCGTTATCTCGGCGCCATGGGGGTGATGAGCCGTTTCGCCGGCGACCTGCCGGTCAACCTCACCATCGCGGAAATGGCCGACGATGAACTCACGCTCGGCCGCATGATCGCGGTCGGTCGAACTTTGCACGATACGCACCATGCCGATGTGCTGGTCATGGGCTGCGCCGGCATGGCGCGCTTCCGCGAACCGCTGGAGCGGGAGCTCGGGATTCCCGTCGTCGAGCCGACGCAGGCAGCGGTGACGATGGCGATCGGGCGCGTGCAGCTGGGTTGGGGCGGCCGGCCTCTCGGCGGAGGCTGA
- a CDS encoding FAD-binding oxidoreductase: MDNLVVELAGLLGEAHVLVSAQDQAPFLSDWLGKYRGAARAVVRPGSTEEVAAVMRLCARHGVPVVPQGGNTSMSGGATPDSSGRAIVLSLTRMNRIRALDAIGNTITVDAGAVLAKVQQAAQEARRFFPLSLGAEGSCTIGGNLAANAGGVAVLRYGTMRELTLGLEVVLADGRVWDGLTALRKDNTGYALRDLFIGSEGTLGVITGAVLKLFAQPHARATAFAAVPDVAAALSLLAVVRDRCGDRLTAFEFMTGDCLALILRHVGEARLPLGEMPPAAVLIELSDQDDEPGLRDRLEATLLGSVETGLILDAAIAQDGAQAKAFWRIREGVSEALVREGKAAKHDVSMPVSAMADFVAAADAAVRAAAPGVRPIVFGHLGDGNLHYNVLPAQGQDPAAFAALAPALTRLVHDEIGRRRGSISAEHGIGQLRVAEMPLRKAPLDLELMRSLKDLLDPAGLLNPGKLLPGKRLPASATN; this comes from the coding sequence ATGGACAATCTCGTCGTGGAACTCGCCGGGCTTCTCGGCGAGGCGCATGTCCTCGTCTCGGCACAGGACCAGGCTCCCTTCCTGAGCGATTGGCTCGGCAAGTATCGCGGCGCCGCGCGAGCCGTCGTCAGACCGGGTTCGACCGAGGAGGTCGCGGCGGTGATGCGGCTCTGCGCGCGGCATGGCGTTCCGGTCGTGCCGCAGGGCGGCAACACCAGCATGTCCGGCGGCGCGACGCCTGATAGCTCCGGCCGTGCGATCGTGCTGTCGCTGACGCGGATGAACCGCATCCGCGCGCTCGACGCGATCGGCAACACCATCACCGTCGACGCCGGCGCAGTTCTCGCGAAAGTCCAGCAGGCGGCGCAGGAAGCCCGGCGCTTCTTCCCGCTCAGCCTCGGCGCCGAAGGCAGCTGCACCATTGGCGGCAACCTTGCCGCCAATGCCGGCGGCGTTGCCGTGCTGCGCTACGGCACGATGCGCGAACTCACCCTCGGCCTCGAGGTTGTGCTGGCGGACGGACGGGTCTGGGACGGGCTGACGGCGCTGCGGAAGGACAATACCGGCTATGCCCTGCGCGACCTCTTCATCGGCTCGGAAGGCACGCTCGGCGTCATCACCGGCGCCGTTCTCAAGCTCTTCGCCCAGCCGCATGCCCGCGCCACCGCCTTCGCTGCCGTTCCGGACGTGGCCGCGGCGCTGTCCTTGCTGGCGGTGGTCCGCGATCGTTGCGGCGACCGGCTGACCGCATTCGAGTTCATGACCGGCGATTGCCTGGCGCTGATCCTGCGGCATGTTGGCGAGGCTCGCCTGCCGCTTGGGGAGATGCCACCTGCTGCCGTGCTGATTGAGCTCTCCGATCAGGATGACGAGCCCGGCTTGCGCGACCGCCTCGAAGCAACCCTGCTGGGCAGCGTCGAAACCGGCCTTATCCTCGATGCCGCCATCGCGCAGGACGGCGCCCAGGCCAAGGCCTTCTGGCGCATCCGCGAAGGCGTGTCCGAGGCGCTGGTACGCGAAGGCAAGGCTGCCAAGCACGACGTCTCGATGCCGGTCTCGGCCATGGCCGATTTCGTCGCTGCCGCGGACGCTGCCGTCCGCGCCGCCGCGCCTGGCGTTCGGCCGATCGTCTTCGGCCATCTCGGCGATGGCAATCTCCACTACAACGTGCTGCCGGCGCAGGGCCAGGATCCGGCCGCCTTCGCGGCTCTCGCCCCGGCGCTCACCCGCCTCGTCCATGACGAGATCGGCCGGCGGCGCGGCTCGATCAGCGCCGAGCACGGTATCGGCCAGCTCCGCGTCGCCGAGATGCCGCTGCGCAAGGCGCCGCTCGATCTCGAACTGATGCGCTCGCTCAAGGACCTGCTCGATCCGGCGGGCCTGCTCAACCCGGGCAAGCTTCTGCCCGGCAAGCGTCTACCCGCTTCCGCCACCAACTGA
- a CDS encoding dihydrodipicolinate synthase family protein produces the protein MALLDETAGGVYVIAVTPFTEAGALDLESTDRMVDFYLEKGATGLTVLGMMGEAPKLTAEESHIFVRRVLARVQGRVPVVAGVSASGFAAMRELSESVMGDGAAGVMVAPPSNLRTDDQIVSYYALVAETLGSKVPFVLQDFPLVTQVQMTPAVILKIAAAHLSCVMLKHEDWPGLAKISALRSASDRGSRRISILVGNGGIFLPEELSRGADGAMTGFAYPEMMVDVWKAHASGDVERAHDLFDAYLPLARYEQQPGHGLAIRKHILAKRGAIASGTLRKPGGTLSRADIADIERLIARQERRLKEIG, from the coding sequence ATGGCTCTGCTCGATGAAACCGCTGGGGGTGTCTACGTCATCGCGGTGACGCCCTTCACCGAGGCTGGTGCGCTCGATCTGGAGAGCACCGACCGCATGGTCGATTTCTATCTGGAGAAGGGCGCGACCGGTCTCACCGTGCTCGGCATGATGGGCGAGGCGCCCAAGCTGACGGCGGAGGAGTCCCACATCTTCGTGCGCCGCGTGCTGGCACGGGTGCAGGGCCGCGTGCCTGTCGTCGCCGGCGTCTCCGCCTCCGGGTTCGCCGCGATGCGCGAGCTCAGCGAAAGCGTGATGGGCGATGGCGCCGCCGGTGTCATGGTCGCACCGCCGTCGAATCTGCGGACCGACGACCAGATTGTCTCCTACTACGCCTTGGTCGCCGAGACGCTGGGATCGAAGGTGCCTTTCGTCCTGCAGGACTTCCCGCTGGTCACGCAGGTGCAGATGACCCCGGCGGTGATCCTGAAGATTGCCGCTGCTCATCTCAGCTGCGTCATGCTCAAGCACGAGGACTGGCCGGGTCTTGCCAAGATCTCGGCCCTGCGCTCAGCCAGCGATCGGGGTAGCCGCCGGATCTCGATCCTCGTCGGCAATGGCGGCATCTTCCTGCCTGAGGAGCTGTCGCGCGGCGCCGATGGCGCCATGACCGGCTTCGCCTATCCCGAGATGATGGTCGATGTCTGGAAGGCGCATGCGAGCGGCGATGTCGAGCGGGCGCATGACCTCTTCGACGCCTATCTGCCGCTTGCCCGCTACGAGCAGCAGCCGGGCCACGGCCTCGCGATCCGCAAGCACATCCTGGCCAAACGGGGCGCGATTGCGTCCGGCACCCTGCGCAAGCCCGGCGGAACCTTGTCCAGGGCCGACATCGCCGATATCGAACGGCTCATCGCGCGGCAGGAACGGCGCCTGAAGGAGATCGGCTGA